CCACCCGGTCCATCCCGATAGTGTCGTTCAACGCCTATGTCTGCACTGGATGAGATCGTCAAGGCGTACGACATCCGGGGGACGGTGCCCGACCAGCTCGACGCTGAGATCGCACACGCCCTCGGGGTCGCGTTCGCCAACTTCGTCACCGCCGATCGCGTGCTCGTCGCACGCGACATGCGCCCAACCGGCGAGGAGCTCGTCGCTGCGTTCGCCCGCGGGGTGATGGAACAGGGCATCGCCGTCGTCGACCTTGGCCTCGCCTCCACCGACCTGCTGTACTACGCCGCCGGCGCGCTCGACGCGCCCGGGGCGATGTTCACCGCCTCGCACAATCCGGCCCAGTACAACGGCATCAAGCTGTGCCTCTCGGGCGCCCGACCGGTGGGCATCGACAGCGGCCTCGCCGTCGTGAAGGCCACGGCCGAGCAGGTGCTCGTGGGTGATGGCCCGCGTGCGGCCGCCCGCTCGGGCACCCTCACCTCGCAGACCGTCATGGATCGCTTCGTCGACCACGTGCTGTCGTTCGTCGACGTCGATTCGATCCGAGAGATGCGGGTGGTCGCCGACACCGCCAACGGCATGGGCGGGCTCGTCGTTCCCGCGGTCTTCGAGCGGTTGCCGATGATCGAGCTCGAGGTGATGTACGGCGAGCTCGACGGGTCGTTCCCGAACCACCCCGCCGATCCGCTCCAGCCCGCGAACCAGCGCGACCTGCGGGCGCGCGTCGTCACCGGGTCGTTCGATCTCGGCCTGGCGTTCGACGGCGACGCCGACCGGGTGTTCATGGTCGACGAGGAGGGCATCGGTCTGAGCGGGTCGACGACCACGTCGATCCTCGCGT
The sequence above is a segment of the Acidimicrobiales bacterium genome. Coding sequences within it:
- the manB gene encoding phosphomannomutase/phosphoglucomutase (converts mannose-6-phosphate to mannose-1-phosphate; the resulting product is then converted to GDP-mannose by ManC which is then used in the synthesis of mannose-containing glycoconjugates that are important for mediating entry into host cells), whose amino-acid sequence is MSALDEIVKAYDIRGTVPDQLDAEIAHALGVAFANFVTADRVLVARDMRPTGEELVAAFARGVMEQGIAVVDLGLASTDLLYYAAGALDAPGAMFTASHNPAQYNGIKLCLSGARPVGIDSGLAVVKATAEQVLVGDGPRAAARSGTLTSQTVMDRFVDHVLSFVDVDSIREMRVVADTANGMGGLVVPAVFERLPMIELEVMYGELDGSFPNHPADPLQPANQRDLRARVVTGSFDLGLAFDGDADRVFMVDEEGIGLSGSTTTSILASAVLRVNPGATVLHNLICSRAVPEVVVECGGVPVRTQVGHSYIKQLMAQTGAVFGGEHSAHYYFARNYRADSGLIASLLLIEEMSRTGQQLSVLRKPFERYAASGEINTQVDDPLEVIERVSDHFGDHPQDRLDGLSVDCGDWWFNLRPSNTEPLLRLNLEAVDRDVCDSRVVDVLAVITEP